atgtattgtcttctgtaaggatattattatctatagaaatATAGTCCTCAACTTAAACATTTTCGATATGTACATGTATTGTGTCCATTTATGAcagataaatttttaatttgggtaCCAGTTTATTGTGTCCACGTCCACTATTAGGAGTGTCCACTATTTAATACGTTATAACTCCTATTATGCACATACATTTTTGACGGGGAATTTAGAAGTGTCCACTATTGGGAAGGGTCCACTATTGAGAGGTGTCCATTaatagaggtttcactgtataagcaatttaaaaaaaaaataattttccatttaaatttaataatatttaattataatctgataaagtataattaataattaataattattaattattaattattaattatatatattactgttACAGTTTTATAAGAAACTAGTGATACAAAACTGCATGatgatagaaatataaaattagtacatactaaataactttttcaaatatttattttttttaatgtatagaaTTGTAGTTTTATGTTGTTCATGCATTATAAATTGATcacatgttattttttaaataacacaatgaaaataatattatgaaaattacatgtataaatatttatatttttgtttaattattactttttaggcAATGATTGGAATAGCATTTTCAGTGGGATTTGTATTTGGTCCTATGATAGGAGCAGGGTATGCTAAATGGTCTCATGGTCAAGAAGGGGCCTGGTTCGTTCAACCTGCTTTACTTGCAGTTGTTttgactattattaatataatttttgtaactttCACATTTAACGAATCACTTCCAAaagtaatgaattattatttgtagtacattaatttgaaataattttttcaatatttgtttattttattttcctagaAAAATAGAGCTTCTTCAGTTGCTGGAAAATTGTCAGAAGCATTTACATACATTAATGTGatagatttattcaaatttaagcTTTTAGATGGTGTTGTTCCATCTGAAGGTAATAGTTATTAACTTaattactgtaatttatttgcatttactaatatatgtatatattttgttttttaattttttagatgttAAGAAGTTACGCACTTTGGGTACTgtctattttacttatttattccTATATTCTGGTTTAGAatttacattaacatttttgacACATAATAAATTTGGATATACCTCAATGCAACAAGGTTGGATGTTTTTTGGTATTGGTATTACCATGGCTATTTTACAGGGTGGTTGGGTACGAAGAATACCTCCAGCACGTACAGCTAAAACTGCCACTTTGGTaaacgttataattttaatttaactatcagtgtttaattatttcaataaatgttatttaatgttGTAGGGACTTTTACTCATATCTCCATCATTTATATGTGTTGGAATGGCTGAATCTCCtccactttttatttttggtttatttctTTATGCCGTTTGTAAGGAATTAATTAGtttcttcaaataatttaattagactttttattaaaatgcattttatttttcagctaCCTCTATTGTTGTTCCATGCATGACTACATTAGCATCACATTATGGATCTAACTCTCATAAAGGCAAAGCAATGGGTACATTCCGTTCTTTAGGTGCTTTAGCTCGAGCTGTTGGACCAGTGTTTGCTTCAAtatgttagtttttataatttttaagtattatttaatttaagttatatttaattttatatatttatttgtattttagtatattgGTCTATTGGTCCAAGGATTACATATTGCATTGGTGGCATTTTA
This portion of the Acyrthosiphon pisum isolate AL4f chromosome A1, pea_aphid_22Mar2018_4r6ur, whole genome shotgun sequence genome encodes:
- the LOC100167566 gene encoding major facilitator superfamily domain-containing protein 10 → MATKSSQNATGYVVFISLLFDLLAFTMILPLFPSLLDYYKQNDSGGLYQWLEQHISVFQKTIGVPDKFNGVLFGGILGSLFSFLQFASSPILGGISDVYGRKPVMIICLVGILSSYIIWSKATTFSLFVWSRIIGGLSKGNVSLSMAIVTDVYVPEKRGRGMAMIGIAFSVGFVFGPMIGAGYAKWSHGQEGAWFVQPALLAVVLTIINIIFVTFTFNESLPKKNRASSVAGKLSEAFTYINVIDLFKFKLLDGVVPSEDVKKLRTLGTVYFTYLFLYSGLEFTLTFLTHNKFGYTSMQQGWMFFGIGITMAILQGGWVRRIPPARTAKTATLGLLLISPSFICVGMAESPPLFIFGLFLYAVSTSIVVPCMTTLASHYGSNSHKGKAMGTFRSLGALARAVGPVFASILYWSIGPRITYCIGGILLLLPWFLLKKTLKDIKEKI